A window of Narcine bancroftii isolate sNarBan1 chromosome 6, sNarBan1.hap1, whole genome shotgun sequence genomic DNA:
aaattgcaggggctctggcagtaacatttaaaatgtctttagccacgggtgcggtgccagaggactggagagtaggtcatgttgttccattgtttaaaaaaggttccaaaagtaacactggaaattataggccagtgagcctgacattagtagtAGGAAAATTACTGGAAGGGgatctaagagattggatatacaatatatggatagccaggaactgattaagtatagtcaacatggctttgtgtgtgctaGGTCATGTTTAAATAATCTTATAGAGTTtgctgaggaggttaccaggaaagttgatgaaggaaaacctGTGAATGttgtacatggactttagtaagccctttgacaaggtcctgcatgagaggttagtcaggaaggttcagacaccaggtattcatggtgaaatagtgaactggatttgacattggcaatacaggagaagccagagagtagtagtgaataATGGCTTCTCaggttggaggcctgtgactagtggtgtgcctcagggatcggtgctgggactattgttgtttatAATCTGCATCAATGGTCAGgacgataatgtggtaaattagatcagtaaGTTCAAatatgacattaagattggacgTGTGTGGACAACAAAGTAGGTTTTAAAAGCtttcagagagatctggaccagctggaaaaataggctgaaaaatggaagatggaatttaatccagacaagtgtgaggtgttgcattttggaagaacaaaacaagaaaagacatacacagtaaatggtagagcactgtgGAGTGCAGTACAACAGAGGGAGTTTGgaaaacagatacataattccctgaaagtggcatcagaggtggatagggttgtaaagagagcttttggcatattggccttcataaatcagagtattgagcacaggagttgggatgttatggttaagttgtataagacattgtgaggccaaatttgaactattgtgtacagttttggccacctaactacaggtaagatagaaagagtgcagagaagatttactaagatattgcccaaacttcaggaactgagctacagggaaagattaaataggttatgactttattccctggaattaggggtttgatagagttatttaaaattatgaggaagatagagtaaatgtagataggctttctccactgagggtaggtgagatataaaccaaaaggccatgggttaagaatgaaagggaaaatgtttaggggggatcatgaaggggaacttcttcacacagaaagtggtgggggtgtggaatgagcttccagctgaagtggtgaatgcaggctcaattttaacatttaagaggaatttggaagaACAGAATTGATGTTTTTCAGAGTTAACATTCATTCTCAGGTATAACTATTGCATTGAATGCTTTCTGTCAAAGTTGTTCAATCTCTATGCCTTTCCTTAGCCAACACCTATTCAATTGATAGTTACTGTTCCAGTTTAAGGCATGTGCCCTTTGGTCACAATTTCCTTGTCTCACCAGACTAATTACAGTATTTCTGCCTGAAGTTAGTGATTAATATCCAGGTTGCAAATCCATTGAAATGTATGAGAGTAGTTTTAACTTTAAAGGAATTATGGACAGGTGGTGGAAGAGACATACTATCACTTGGCAGCTTGAGATCCTAGCCCCTTGGAGACCTCAGCATCATTAGCCAATTACAAAAGCGAAATAGATGGTCAGCTGCAGTATTCTAGCTAGGGTAAGGTGCAAATTTGATCAGTTCTCTTTCTGAGACAGAGGCTGAGACGAAAGGCAATTCTAAGAGATAATTCCAACCAGAAAGCAGCCAGCTACTTTTTCTTCCTCTTAAGCCCATAAGGAGCTTGAGAGGAAGAAATGAATGGAAAGCTGGTCATTTCAGTCCTAATAATCAAAATATGTGGATACGACTTTTATTCAACTGTAAATACTCCTCTGTCTCCAttgaaaaacaaaatgaaaagacTGGGCCTCTAATGTTTCCTCTGGTGGTTAAGCAGTTCACTCCTGCTCAAATGGGTAAATTATATGTAGTGCACATTCCAACAGTTTGTggagtaaaaatgctggagattcATAATGCACACATCAGAGATTGCCTTTCATTTGAAATGGGTAGTCATTACATCTCAGATTCCATATCAGGAAAATAGAAGTATAAActtcaattatatttaaattagtattaaatttagatattcagaaTGGTTACAcaaccttctggcccatgagcacaTGGGAACCGGAGcatcagaagaaacccatgcagacaagagaagtatgtacaaactccttacagacagcaatggattaGAACCtgtgtcattggtgctgtaataacattgtgtgCATCACTACACTAATTGTTCCGCAATGTGGCAATAAGTAACCACAGTTGTTTTCAACCCACAATTGGTCTGCTTATGTCAATTGCAGTGAATTAAAATCAGCACCATGTGTCTTACGCGTACATACATAGATGAAGTAGTGGCCCTGCAAAATGCTTTTGACTTCCCCAGTCAATTAGTCAATATTATGTGCCAGTTCTTTATTACATTGATTTCAGACTCCACTTTTCTGTAACCTTATCTTCCTTGTTTATAGGAACTAGTGGATAGCAACTAAGAAACGATAATGCTGACAAGATCTTAAAGTTGAAATATTCCTGTTTGCCCTTTGGAGTtcaattgatacataagtaatcCTGATTTGGACATTGGCAGGAAACAAACATGGGATGGAATATAAAGCATGGAGCAGTAAAAGCATTCTGCTCCATTTATGCTGCAAAATaatcaatttaaaaaatcatattaaaattaatgtaataacttaaaattaaacaaaaaatattGGGCATGCATGCTAAGCAGCTTCTGAAAATTTGAGAATGAATAATTTAATAAAATAGTATTACGTATTAGacatttcattttctgcatattATCTTGGCCTGTTAAATTTCATATATCCTTCATCTTGGTTGAAGTGGCAGTGATTGGGCTGGAGGACCTATTATTTTTCCATGCTGCTGGCAATCCCTTGTGAGAAGAACATGATTATCCTGAGACAGGAAGCTACACATTTTACCTCAAGGCTGATTAACCCAGCCAGACTCTCAGCCTGACTGAAAGGCACTTGGGAACATTTTCACATTTTCCCTGCATGCAAGCATATTCAAGAAGTGTTCAAATATATTCATCCTGAAACCATTCATGCCATTGCCCACAAACTCCAATGGTGCTTAAGCAAGCATAAATTGGAGCTTCATCCTGAAAGTCTTGAGTTGCAATGTGCCTACATTGGTTTGTGTTCAATGACCAGAAGCTCTTCATGAAGTTCCTGGACATATTATAATTGTCATAAAGTACTGAAAGTTCAAGGTCAAAGTAAGAGAAATCCCAGGTATTGGTTGGGAGTGAAATCCCCATCCATTATTAAACTACCCCAATTCAACCAGGATAGAAATAATCACTTAGATCAATGGTTAATTGGCCCAATTTACAAGCTTCTCATGTAGACATGAAGATGGCATGATTTGTATGAACATATCAGGTATGAATTTGCTTCAGTAGCATGTGCTAGATACTTGATACAGTAATGTATGTGGTTGTAGTCCACTTACAAATTCAGTTCGATTCAAATCGAGTATTTCAATCATCACAGAGTTGTTCATAGATGTCTGATGAAAGGCCATCATCTCAAAATGTTAACAGTGTTTCACCCTcaacagatagtgccagattgtCTGTTGCTACATTGGAAATAACAAAAAGGGAATTTTAATGTTTGATGCAGTGAGAGGGGAGATTGACATGTCAGGAATCCTTTTTCAGCTTATCAATTTCCAGTTTTATAGAGGAGGCACAAGATGAAAGAAGTTCATACTGTTTAGGAAGCAAATTGACCATGCAATATTTTTAGTGTAATTGTTGGACTCTGATAATAATTTGTCTTGTAGTTTAGTTATGGAGTTCCTCACTTTCCCAGCCCTTTAATGGACCCAGCAGCTGAATTGAGTTGAGGGTATCTTTGCATGAAGAGAAAAGTCTTCCTCACACTTCTCTTGGGCCAAGAGGAACAGAAATGTTTACTTTCTCTGCAGCATTTCCATTGTCAGGCCAACCGTGAGACAAACTCCCCCAGGATTAGGCACTGATTCTAGGATTGGATAACTCTCCACTGTGGTTACTTAAATGAAAAAAGCCTCTTCTCAGCTTCTAGCTCATCGAGCAGTCCCATCTGATTATGCCCTTTTCTCCAAAGTTCTCCCTTTACGTCCCATCTACTTAAGAGTGATAAACAACTTTGCAAATATTGAAATTCAAATGAAGCTAGATCTCTTCAAACAAGGTATTATATTTGTGTttctgggaaaaactatgcttTTGCATTACAAAGATTAATGAGGAAAGATCAAAAGTTAGGCAGAACCAGTTAAGGGAAAGGTTTTTGCTTTCATTTAGTGATGAATCAAATCCTTTAAGTAGctgtaagaataaataaaaatgtgttTTATGTAAATACATTTCTTCAGTGTTTGTGTTTTTAGCAGCCCAGTTTCATTAGGCACTTTTGAGCTGCAGCACCTCAGTCGCCTTCCTGGGACTCAGGtgtaattactggggcaaaggtgtttCCAGcagggggattgacccattaaattgccaacccggtaacttaagggggatcccgctgCCCCCGCGATGACGTAGTAAGTGGAGCGTCGTGCACTCCGGGCAACTATTGGTAAGTTTTCCCCGCCCCCCCTACTGCCCATCAGTCACCCCtcaacccctctcctctcctccccatggcagtgacccctctcctctcccctgcaGCAGCAACCCCTCTCCCGCTGATCGTGGAACCACCCTACACTCCCCCCCCCCGATGACATCGACCTCTCCCCCCATGGCAGCGACCTCAGACTCTCTGATTGTGGCCCCCCCTCTCTACCCCTTATAGCAGTgacctctccccctccaccccaagcCCCACAGCAgcaactcctctccccccccccccaccccgatcacGTCAGGCACTTcacccaggggtttccctgtgatgccagcatgcaagcgctgacatcacaggagtaaccgggttggtcattttgctgttcaagctgCCGGTAGATacatcctgggtaagtttaactggattTGCATCACGctgactgggtcagaccctttcaaactgctgcatgagtggggcgctaaccaggcaattgcctggttaaccccattttacatggcagtttgaaaaggCCTATTACCAGATGATCACAGACATATTGAGAACAAATATAATTTCATTGGCTTTGATTGCTTTATTACAGATTCCAGCCTGCATGTCCCATAGAAAGCCAATTTGGGGATCAAGACCAAATCATGCTTCGTGCTCTACAGTATAAACGAGGCTTGTCATATGACTTGCACAGAGGCAATGCAACAAAGGAGCAAATCAGACTGCATAACATGGTGCAACAGCTTCCTCAGGCCATTATTATTGGTGTACGTAAGGGTGGAACTCGTGCCCTACTTGAAATGCTCAACCTGCACCCAGCAGTAGTGAAAGCATCTCAAGAAATCCATTTTTTTGACAACGATGGGAACTATGCTAAAGGTATTGAATGGTATAGGAAAAAAATGCCCTTTTCCTACCCATACCAGATTACCATTGAGAAAAGCCCAGCATACTTTATCACTGAGGAAGTCCCCGAAAGAATCTACAAGATGAACTCATCCATCAAACTGCTGATCATTGTGCGAGAGCCAACAACTCGAGCCATTTCAGATTATACGCAGGTGCTGGAGGGAAAAGAAAGGAAGAATAAGACATACTACAAATTTGAAAAGCTTGCAATGGACCCCACTACCTGCGAGGTAAACACAAAATACAAGGCTGTGAGAACTAGTATATATACAAAACACCTGGAGCGATGGCTCAAATACTTCCCCATTGAACAGTTTCACATTGTGGATGGCGATCGCCTCATTACTGAGCCACTGCCTGAACTCCAGCTGGTGGAGAAATTTCTGAATCTAACACCCAGGATAAGCCAGTATAATTTATACTTTAATGCCACAAGAGGCTTCTATTGTCTCCGATTTAACATTGTTTTTAATAAGTGTCTGGCAGGCAGCAAGGGGCGAATACACCCTGAAGTGGACACTTTGGTCGTTAATAAACTGCACAAGTTTTTTCATCCATTCAATCAAAAATTTTATCAGATTACGGGAAGGACATTTAGTTGGCCATAAAAGTGAATCTTACAACAGATGTTAAGCAAATATTAATCAAGTGACAGCCAATACTTTCAACGATCGACATATAACAATCATCAAACTTTCTTTCAAATGGGTTGATGTGCAGCTAACAACAAGAGATACTAAAAAACATTATGTTTCAGGATTTTATATTTTCTTCCATTTGACCATTTTGTTAATAGGTCAATGTGAGTGTGAAGTGGAGATCACAGTTTTATAATCATGTCTACTTTTTTTATGAAAGTGGCAAAGAGAAAAAATTGATTAATATGTTTATTTTTTAGAAATCTGTTGTTAAATGAAATGGGCAGTAATATATAGATCTTGGCATCCTTAGACCAATGGCTGCACAATCTCTGCACGTGTGCTGTGTAGCTCTGTCCAATTTGAAACAAGGCAGTCCAGTTTTCCAAAAGGAGCCCGGCTGTTCTCAAATGTAAAGTCTGCCTCCAACTTCCTGTGTCTAATAGTGCAAAGATATTAGTCATAAAGATTGCTAACATTTACATTGTATCTACAAAGGCAAAGCAAACTTTGGAATCCTTTGGTTGTTACTTCATCATTTGCCTTGCCTGTTCTGTTTTGTGGTGTGAAGTGAGAAAAAGTTGTCACACTTGTTCACACCACAAGGTGAAACTCCTAAATTCAGGAACAGGCTCTGTTATTGCTTGTATTTGTTATTGTTTGGGCTGTGTGTGTTTCAGTGAGGAAATGGCTCCTTGTGTAGCTCTTGTTAGTACAATCACTAGTGCATGCTGTGAAGTTTTTCACAACATTTTCTCCAATTTTGGAAGATTGTAGTGACCTATTATCATTTTGAAATCACTACAGGCTCACTGTACAGGTCTAACACATTTGATATTGAAGTAAATATGCAATCATTTACTCTTGTAGAAGAAAATTCCTCAGATATAAACAGAAAATAATGGAATTACTCAGCAGGCCAGATCGCATCTGTGGGCAGAGAAAGAGGAGGGTATCAGATGTGTTACAGATATAAGTGGGCCAATGAATAGGGGATAAAGTCAAGATAGAAAGAAATAAGTTCTATAACAGAATAAAACAATGGGTCTGCCAGTTTTGGTTGTCGATTTTGGACAAGAGGTTGAGGCTGCTCTGGAGCCTGGCGTGCCATAAAGCTGAAAGTTGTGCAGGAAAGACCTCCTGAGGAAATTAGATCTTCCTCTGTCTTGGAGGCCATGGCCTGACATTCAATGGTGGGGTAATGATCCATAGCAAGAGTTATCTTGGGGCTAATGTCTGGCCTCTGTAAAATAGAGGTCAGTTTGCCAGTCCATAATAGCACCACATTTGTCAGTTGGCTTGCTGCAATATGGATTGGTTCTTATTGACTGGAGTGCTGCACATTCAGAAGAGGTTAGGTATAAGATCATTCCTAGGTATAGTGCTGACCAGTCATATTTAAAAGTATAAATAATGGGATTGATTAGACCTGCTaaactcaaaacaatcttcagttTATTCACATTTTCTGGGTTTAAATTAATTAATTCCCCAGGTAAAATTGCAATATATTCATGTTAAATTAGTCTGACCATGGAAATGAAGGATGAAGCTATTGCTAGTAACAccttcaagaaagcagccacaTTTTGAAGAAGTTGTCATAGTGAAAAGTTTGCCAATATAAATTCAATCTTTAGAGTTGTCAATGTTAATGATAAATACTGATCTATACTTCAAGCCAAGTTTTAACTGTCAAATGTTTCAGTCCATCTGAGAACCATTTGGTGTTGGCCTGCTTGACAGGTGGAGTGTTTCAAACATTGACATTTATActttattcagaaaaaaaaatctcactgcTGGTATAACCCAATGagtcaagtagcatctgtggagggaaaaagACACTCAACATCCTGGCTTGGGACCCTGCATCAGGAGTGAGAGTGTAAGGGAGTGATAGCCAGCAAAAGAGGTGAGAAGGAAAAGTGAGTCAGGAGGTGAcaagcagtaaaaacacaaagctggagaaacttagcaggttaagcaaaggtaaaaatacataaacaacattttgggcttgaggacCACTTCAGTTCCTTTCTCTCACCTTCCAGCCCACTCACACACCTTCTTCTTTGCAAAACTTTCCCAACAACCCTGTTACTTAATTTCTTTCCCATATATCAGCTGTTTCCAACCATCCAATACCCAGAAATGCCTCCAAATTGATCCCCAGTCTTCTCTCTGCCTCTCCGATCTTCCCCTTCCTTTCTTAACATAttccataatttttaaatttagactcactgcacagtaacaggccattcagcccaaataccccaattatcctccaacctttgtttggttttaagggtgggaggaaactgtagcaccAGGAcaaaacccacagagacagagagaacgtaaaaactcctcaTAGTGCTGGACTCCAACCTGGGGTGCTGGTGCTGTGCAATAATGTTATGCTCCCTTTGTTGTCTCCACATTGCTCCCCAATCTGTGTTGGTACCTCTATCTTTCTCTCCTCTACCTGACTCTATCTGTCCATCAATCCTTCTCCATCTGGAGTTATTATCCATCGCTGGCCAGCCTCGCCCCTTTATCTCTCCTttccactctcagtcctgatgtagGATGTTGATCAGGAATTTTGGCTACTTCATTCCCTTCATAGAtcctgcctaacctgctgaatttttcatgAGTTTGCTCAAGTTTTCAATATTTGCAGTCTCTTTGGTCTCCATCTATAGTTTATTTTTTCAGTTCATAGCAACATGCTTGTTTAGCAAATGTTTACCTGCTAACATTTAGAGTTTCCTTTCACACATATTCCAAAGAGGATAAACAACTGAACAACACAAATAAAAGGCAGACGGAATATTAGGACAGCAATTTATCTTTTTCCCCATCTAAGCATGTGATCTTGTAGGACATGCATATTATACTCTGCTTATTAAGTTCAGAATAGAAAGTAGAGTCAGAAGTGCAGCCAAGTGCATATACCAAGTGCACGT
This region includes:
- the LOC138736780 gene encoding heparan sulfate glucosamine 3-O-sulfotransferase 5 isoform X2 produces the protein MLFKQQALLRQKLFLLGSLAVGSLLYIVARVGSLDRFQPACPIESQFGDQDQIMLRALQYKRGLSYDLHRGNATKEQIRLHNMVQQLPQAIIIGVRKGGTRALLEMLNLHPAVVKASQEIHFFDNDGNYAKGIEWYRKKMPFSYPYQITIEKSPAYFITEEVPERIYKMNSSIKLLIIVREPTTRAISDYTQVLEGKERKNKTYYKFEKLAMDPTTCEVNTKYKAVRTSIYTKHLERWLKYFPIEQFHIVDGDRLITEPLPELQLVEKFLNLTPRISQYNLYFNATRGFYCLRFNIVFNKCLAGSKGRIHPEVDTLVVNKLHKFFHPFNQKFYQITGRTFSWP
- the LOC138736780 gene encoding heparan sulfate glucosamine 3-O-sulfotransferase 5 isoform X1, with protein sequence MLRALQYKRGLSYDLHRGNATKEQIRLHNMVQQLPQAIIIGVRKGGTRALLEMLNLHPAVVKASQEIHFFDNDGNYAKGIEWYRKKMPFSYPYQITIEKSPAYFITEEVPERIYKMNSSIKLLIIVREPTTRAISDYTQVLEGKERKNKTYYKFEKLAMDPTTCEVNTKYKAVRTSIYTKHLERWLKYFPIEQFHIVDGDRLITEPLPELQLVEKFLNLTPRISQYNLYFNATRGFYCLRFNIVFNKCLAGSKGRIHPEVDTLVVNKLHKFFHPFNQKFYQITGRTFSWP